Part of the Nicotiana sylvestris chromosome 2, ASM39365v2, whole genome shotgun sequence genome, aacatacaagtTTATCCTCTGTTATAAGAGGAAGAATAATACATATTTATATAGTAATAAACCCCTTTATTCAAACATTACATGAAAGGAAATAAAGCCACATTTGAAACCTTAACTCTTTCAGAAGTCATACTCCTCACGATCCAAGAGAAGCCAAGATCCATCCTGTTGTTGAACCATCCCTTTGTGCTTGTCAGCCCACCAAAGCCCAGGAATACAATATTCATCTTTTAGTATGTCCCACTGCTTATTGACAAGTGAGATATCACGATTCACCTCTAGTTTAAAACCTGCTAAAATTCCTATTCCTTGAGTGCCTGCAACTCCGTGCAAGTATGGCTCCAACAAATGCCAACTGACAACTTCTCCAGGAGGCTTCACATATGGGGATTTTGTGGTGTCAATCATTAGTTCCTCGCCGACGTCTATATAGCCAATGGGTGGGTATTTGGGGACAATATCCAAAACATTATGAATTCTCAAGATATGAAGATTATTCAGCTTGGAAAATGCCTTATGAAAATTGAGATCCCCAACTTTAGGACTTGCGAATACAAAAGCTGTCACTGGAAATTCCTTGCCTTCGCTTGTTTTGTTGATACCATTGAAAGCTATGTCAACCGCGTTTAGGGTTGCAAGTGACGCACCTAGGCTATGGCCAGTTACAGTAATACTAACCTCTTCATTCTTATATTCCTCAACCAATCTTTTCACTTCTTCAATTACCTGACAGGAAGAAAACAATCAACTATATTATATATAATCTTCAGCGATCATCAAGGTAGTAATAGTAATTCCTTCGATACAAAATTAGAATAAACAAAGTTGCAAGTATGCTTCAGCGATCATCAAGGTAGTTCAGTTTTGCTTCAGTATTTGAAAATATTGAGGAGCTTTGAAGTGTGGTTCAGATTAAAAACTTATATCATTAAAGTCTGATATTTGTAAAAGATAAATTACTTGAGCAGTAAACAATCATATTCTCGTAAAAACATGGAGCTTTATCAAATAAGCAAGTTAATACGCACCTGATCCCGGGCACTAACCTGATTAAACTGTGATCGTGGATCTTCTGTTGTATAAATATTGTAGAACCCGTGATGCACCAAAGGTTGAAGCAAAGAAAGCAAACCTCCGTCACCAAAGACTTTAGGTCCTGGGACAGCTAAAAATTGAAGATCATTCACCCACTCTAACTTCTGCATCGTTCCTCTCCAATTAACCACAATATCTCTCCTTCCCAGTGCAACTTTACCCTCATCAGTAGCCACAGCAATATACCCCATAAAATTTGATTCTTTACTCCATGCTTCCCTTGACAATGATTTTACAATGAAAGCATCAGGAAGTGGAATGGATGCAGTTGCATAGAAAAATTTGGTTACACGATATTTCAGGGGGTCAAGTCCAACCTTAGTAAAAAGGCTTTCCATTGAGTATCTGCTAGCTCCAGCATATTTAGACGCTTTCTCTGTGATGAAAGTGTCATAAGTTGCTTGAGCCAATTCTCCATATTGAATGATATATTTACGTAGATCAAGATCCAAGGGCCTTAGTAATCCTTCCCAATTGTTTTTTCCACTAAGCTGCTCCCAATTCTCAGCCATGTTAGCCATGTCTCTCCGGCccctttttttcttaattttatgtatttttttctctttgttgCTTATTAATTTCCTATGATATGTTCTTCATTTTGCCCATCTGCAAATGCCAATTTATAGTGAAGGACTTCAATTATTAGTGCTTGTcatggaacatgcttttaattttttattcttaACAATGTCACCATCTCACCATCATCAGACAATTCAAAATGGGCATATCAACCGTGCAAATTAGAATCGTTTCCGTTTTTCTGAAGGGTATTCTTATTGAATTACTGGATAAAAAATATTTACGTGATCAAATAATTTAAAGATTTATTTAATTCAATTGGctataaaagtttttttttttttttttgagttatcAGTGCCAGTGACAATACAAAATTACATTAagcagatttttttttaaaaaaaattgtgtggTAAGTTGGATGTATTATAACGAACTAGAACGTAGTGCATCTATAGTTTGACTTTTCTGGAACACACAATCTCAATCATGTGGCAAAATCTCGTAGCAGATTGATATTGTAAAAAATACTTGAATTATTGTTGTATTAAATTTAAACCCATTACTAGTAACCAATCTAGCGACTACGACCATCCCTTTCATGGCAGGCAAAATTAGAGTAAAATAAAAAAAGTACGTACGTACCTAAGAAAAATTTGCAGGGATCACATATCCATTATGACAACTTGACTTGTCCCGGTTAATTAAGTGTGCCTGCAGGTGAGCCAGATCAAGGATTAAAATTTAGTGGGTTCAACTTTACATTAAactaattatattattaaaattttgtgtttaaatttacTATTTGTTGAGATTTTAATAGATTTTTACATATATATCTATATTCTGTGTCGAAAATTATGATTTAAATACCCATAGCCGAAAGACTACGTCCCCTGCCCGCAGAATCATTGGAACACTTTATAAATATCAAATTAACAACGTCAATGGTCGTTAATGTAGCACGTCAAATAACAGCTCAATCTAGCTAACAGTAGGGTATACTCAAATCTTGACATGCAACCGCCAAATCTGAAAGAAAATAACCTTAATTATTCTTTTTCCCCAATATATTCAGAAAGCCAAACATCTTTAGGATGAATTATCACGACAGTTCAACCCTTTTTCCTAGCAGACCAAAATAGTGAGTATATTCAAAGAGTTTAGGAGCTTCAGCTCAAGAGCCTTGTTACCACTCCTTTTTGCAAAACCTGATCGAGCCCGTCAGGAATATCTCTAGACATCTGTTTTGTgggaaaaatatttaattttttttagaaaaacccCTACAAAGTTTAAAAAATTACATAGAATTTATAATTTGATATGTCTCTGTGTGTGCTAAGAGAGAATCaatctgttttttttttcctcttcttcttcttttgactAATTTAATACAAACCCAGGtcaaacaacattttttttatttggttcaatttttttttgttttctcttgaAAACCCCCAGTAATCCTTACTTTTTCTATAAATTATTgaaattattattaggagttgggaAAAGGAATTCCATGGTTGTCCAAATAGTGTGCGAAGGTAAAGTTGTTATCTTTTGTTTAGCGCGTAAATGGGTCATTGTCCGGTCTTTGGTCTTTCAAATTTGAATACAAAATTGGCTTGTCACTTTGGTCTGTTCCGTATACGGGTGTTTAACGGGTGGGCCGGGTCGGGTTGGGCAGGGAAATTTAGTACCCGTACGGGTTATGGTACGGGTCGATTACGAGGTGGGGCATACCTGGTTAACGGGTTCaggttcatccgggtaaaaattgaaccgtaagggttacgggttCATGGGCCCGGGCCGGGTTAgtgttatttttaaattttattttttttgtattttgtataactattgtaagttatattaatataaagtaaaaatataaagaatacaatgaagatggaaaaaaattgcacttataaagtgctacatttatttcaaaattcaaacttacaaattgaaagatttatatctaacaacaagtaaattaaccaaaaaaaagtaaattcaaaggttttgtattgccttagtaagttcttcataatcaatatgaactgagtgaccttcttctggagtgttaaattcggatgtattaccatgtgttaatatatctccaagttcctcgtcttctgggctatcaacatcttcacgtccttgatttcttcgttccgatctaatccaatctctgaaatatactaaaacttccaaagcattgcttcccaatgagtgacgggtgtgtctccaagttgttgtcttgcttggctaaatgcactctctgatgcaacagttgaaattggcacattcagcacgtcccgagccatagcgaAAAGAACTGGAAATTGCTTTCAATTCTCATACCATCATCCCAACGATGAAATTTGCTTTGTGCGAGACTCTTTTTacttctgcaagtagaattgaagttcatcaatgttcctgctactggtttgagtgttagaaaatgtaggaaaaatattaaaactatcaaggccttcttcatcatccacagtagcagaagtggtacagtgcatagtgggattaacattgcctacattaAGAGCATCATCATCAATTATATTTGAATAATAATTCTGTAATTGTTGTAAAgattcatttagcttgttcatacaagcataaaaatttggggtttcagttggtccaatctccatataagtatataaagcattccttaattggtgacaatcaaacatcttaatagaaggatttaaaacagcaccaattaagtaaatcggaggaattggaaagaaatattttttgaattttgcttgcatttttcaaaaacatccctatatttttcttccttcttaaattcaaagagtagaaaagaaatttcagctatatgtactaaagccatagtaaaagtagggtaatatgctccagaaaactcaatagtagctgtataaaatttaCATGTAAAAATATAACAATatcattaatgacctcccaagtagtagttgttaacatacggtttggatcagtacaatgcgcattagcaacttcagttattgggaatctatatttgttgcaacattttaaaaatatatatgtataattccatctagtaacaatttcgtctgtcatgaatctgggtttaaggttatactggatacacttattcttaaattcctttattctagattgtctattatttccttgaataacaccaactgctcttctaacatgagtaatctcagttgaaaataaatcaaggccacttttaacaattaaattataaacatgatatacacacctaacatgaaaaatttcatcaagaggtggtttcaaatgcagttttaatattgaaattgcggcattattgttagaagcattatcaaaagacatacacaatagtttttgcttgagattataaaattcaacaacaTCACAAATAGTATTGCTTATAAACGTAGCAGTATGACTCtaatcttcatcatatttaaaagcgataatacgtttttgcatacaagtagtatcatctatccaatgacatgtaattgtcaaataatcatttccattaacagcatagccaatatcagaagttagagaaaaggtggctaaacaaataatgtatgtatgtttgatattgtccatgaagtctaatGATATCAGATCTACaaagtacttctagggatacctttaaataaaggattgtaaatcATTTGAATTACATAATAAGATATGACGAAGAAGCAAAATaaaaggtagacaacccaaagcaatcatttttgctaactcctcacgatccttcattttatcatatttcacaaGACCTCCAGTAGTAGGGTTTAGAGTTGATTGATTTCCATCTCCATCAGATCTCCATTCTATAAGATgctcaattctcatatgtctactaagtgtCCCAGTCCTCCCTAATTGTCCTCCAGTCTTATGTTTAAAAGTATcattacaaagtttgcatttaactctatcaCTATTCGGTATGTCTTCAAAAAAATttcaaaccttacttctttttctacgaTTACTAGTCGGGGCCACGGGTGGTATACTACTAGCACCACGACCACCACCCCTTCTACCAGCTCCAACACTACTAGGTGTaagtggtatctcatcttccatttctAATTCATTATCTTCTATACCGAAATCTTCCTGgaattgttcataatctatattattatcaggTAATGTTTCAAAAATATTTGGAGAGGTATTTAAATTACTACCAGATGCTGAAGCTGAAGTACAACCTCTTTTTTATTTTCCCGATTAGTAACCTTGTTACAAACTCTTTTTGCAGCATTTAACTACTAGCAATAAttaaatatgcaaataaaatagtaaataagagaaaaagttggagggagtgcaccgaattcggCAATATATTGAGCACTTGATGATTTCACAACTCCAATGTTACCACGAAGAAATGTCAATTGttccaattttgaagttcaattgttcaaacttcaaataataaatactacgataaattaaattccaaaaaaaaagagccaaatagttgattgcactttaataagtgaagattgaagaatgagagaatatgagaattgagagatgagtgaagaaataaggaagagggggggggggtatttatagtttttcaaaggggggttaattcctttttttaaaaacccaaaaatggGCTAAAAATGAAATTCAGCCGCTGGGCAACGGCCATAATGTGAAATGGACTGTTGCCAACGGTTAGAATCTGAGGACCACGTTTAAAAAAATATTGTTACCATTAAACCGGTCTAGGACGGTCCGGGCCGGCCCGGTTAACTGGATGAACAATGTTGTTCGTTGACCGGGTTTGACCGGTCCGGTTAACCGGTGGTTCAAATGTGAACGGAACAAACCGCCCTACCCCTATTACTCAACCCCACCCGGCCTCCTTGTACCGGTCCGGGCCGATTCCGATTTAACCGATTTGGGCCGGTCCGGAAACAGGTTGACTCGGCCCGTTAGACACCCTTAGTTTCGTATTCTCGACATCCAAAGAGATATTTTTCTGTACCTCTTCTTCTACAGTTGATTAATGTGAAACCAGTGAGGGTGATTGGTACACAAATGAGAAATATATTATTGTGATATTGTTATCAAAACTGTATTGGTGTAAGATTAATAAAACAATAAACTTTCTGGAAAAATAAAAACAGAAAGTTAGTAGAACTAGAACgtcaaaataaattttgaaaacaGTATATGAActtcaaaataaattctgaaaatagtATAGGAAtaaatcgagcccactgaatacaTAGTGTGCCCTTAAAgaaattattcccctcaagtacccAAGGTTCTGGAATATATTCTCCCAGGGTAGAATGATTTAACTCACCGAAGTATTGGTACCAAAAACGTCGATGAACAGCGAACCACTCGAAGGTTGTAAAATACACTGGAATTTTTatgtgcagaagaagaagaagaagatcagaaaATTACGTAAAAAAAATTCTGGGATTGATGGAATATTTATAGCCCATTTGGCACTATTTCTAaaaaggtttgcaacctttcagaacagCCACAATTGCGGGAAAAACAAACGGATTTAAAATAATCCAGAAAAAAAACGGACCGGATAGGACGGGGTCGCGGGTCATGGGTTATTCCGGAttgaatttttgttaattaattaaatatttgagaagaattttgtccaaaaagattaatcaatcaagcccaagccgaagccgagcgacgacgacggcgtgAGGCTTGTCTTCTTCTTAACTATTTAACAGCTAAAAGATGAGCGTTTTtatatatacacaaagattttatttccttctaccaatgagggacaaagtgcattagtaaagtgaactcattcaaaatttcacttccctccATCTCTTTTaccaccattttccattcacacctcttttgttattaataacaaaatccaacaatcccctacatgaatggggaatggctataaacTTAAAGGAATGCACAGACGTGTGTGTGTTTTACATGCAAGAATTAATTGTATCttgataagtaggtttccctttgaactttctgtAGTGAACTTATATCGGATATACTTGGTCAATGGGTAGATTTAACATCTTTAAACGTCGAGCTTTGTTGTATACCTGGACAACATAAGTCACACAATTAATTCTAATCCACAACTTAGGAGCTGAAGTCAAGAGCCTTGTTACCACTCCTTTTTTTCAAGGAATTTTTGCTTTCCTATGCCACAtatcaaaccttattaccctccATGTTTAAGGTTAgagataattacatttagtatactaAATTACCATTTATATACCATAATTTAAAACAGGGATATAATTAATGAGGCATTTATTTTAGGCATAATTATAGGACCGTATATTCCCACGTTTCTCTTTCCTTTCAGCTCAACCCCCTCCCCACCTTTTACCTTTACCGTAACTCCCCCCCCCACGTTTTACCTTTACCCTTCACTCCCCCACGTTTTCTTCAGTTTTCTTCTATACAGAACAAAAGCTACCCACGCTCTTCATTTTTCTCAATTTAATTTCACCAAATATTGAAGTTAAACCATGAAGAACATCAAATCtcccaaaaaaatatataaaaaatctacAGTATGTGATATCCCCTCTTTCGATTTGGGTGTTtaaacaccaaaatcaccacaAAAACAAGTAAAATCTATACATGCAATGGAACCTACTACTCACAGTTCATCTCCTAGACAAATCCGTGCCGAAATGCGAACAAAAAAAATGCACGATGTAGATGCTGGAGGAAGTGCTACACCAGGCGGCAAACAACTCAAAAGAAAGGGGAAAGAGGTATGTGTAGATGACGACTTTGTTGAAGATGTCCCTAAAATTCCAACAGTTAAAAAAACCAAGTTGCCTTCTGCTTCCACAAaacaaaaaacgaagaaacaGTCCAAAGAGCTCCCAAAATTGGTTCAGAAAAAAATTTGGTGAAGGTAAACATTTAGTATTTTCGTTTccatttttttagttttgttttggaTGTAAAAATCTCTGTTTTAAGTGTTTTGGTAAATTGTAGATTAGTTGTGTTAATTTTCTAGATTTTTTGTAGTTGTGGTTTAAAACACGGATataattgtagttattttgtagtcgTGTTGTAGTTATATTGTCCTTAGCTTTTAAATTTTGAAACAGAGTTGTAGCTACTTTTTGCTTCCTGCATTTTTGTAGATAATGTTTATATGTGTAGATGTCTTGTATGTTTTTGTAGTTATATGTGTGGGTTGGCTGTATTTTTTTGAAGCAGATTTGTATGTATTTTTTCTCCCTGATTTTTTTTAGCAATAAGTGTAGTGATTATGTAGTTATATGTAGATATTATTTATATTAATGCTTAATTTCTATGCAGTTTACTAATGTGAAATAATTTATCATTTTGTGCAGAATGGACATTATTTTGCCCCACATAATGTGGATTATGGTGTGCTTAGATTCTACACTTTGTGTGATCCAAGCATTCCTAGCCAGATAAAAGAGTTATTGTCTCCAAATTCTTTAAAGCTTTTTAAAAACACTTGTTTTGGTTACTTACTGTCTCTCCCCTCCATttgcatgcaaaatcaagctaTTCATCTTCTGATGAAGTATGAACTGTCTAAGTCTAATGAATCATTTTTTTCAGTCCACTTGAAGGGGGAAAATTGAATTTTGCCTTGAGAGAGTTTGGTTTAATTACCGGTTTAAATTGTGTGAATAAGTTTACAGATTATGGATATACTTCTAGTTATGTTAGCAAGTTAATGAATAGCTATTTTCCTAACAAAAAAAGAGTAGAGAAGTGGTATTTGAAAAACATAGTAACAAATAGATCTTGGGTAAACGATAAGGATGCAGTCAAGTTATGCATTCTTTATCTTTTGGAATTTTTTGTTTGCCCTTCTGACAAAGATCATGTGTCTTTTATAGACCATTTTAGGTTCTATTTGGTAGAGTCTGATAATTTTGAGTCATACCCATTGGGTATTAAATCGTTCAATCAGGTTATGGAATCTGTTAGGCATCGTCTAAATCCCCGTGTACATTCTTATCTCATACGGGGATGCTCATTAGCCTTGCAAGTGTGGCTTTATGAGTGTTGCTCGACCGTCAGCACGGAGCTTGCTACGAGGTGTTCTGACTCAATACCTCGCATATTAAGATGGTCAGCTACTAAGGGGCAAATTTGGTTAACTGCCTTTGAAGAGAAGATGATCAAGCCTGAGTGGATTAaggtattttttttcatttttgtatgTTCCTACATTTACCTTCATAATATCTACATTTAGACTACATTTTTTTGTCTTAGTGGAACTAACTATTTTTTTTCATGATTCAGTTCACAAGCATGACTGAATCTGGAGAAGAGATTGGAGTGCTTACTATGCCAAACAAGATTGAGTATGAAGATAAACAAGGTGCACAATCATCAGAGGTTCCAAATGCTGATTCTCCAACATTGGAACCCAAACATATAGACTGTCAAGAGGACAAGGAATCTGTGGCTATGAAGCTCAGGAAGCTAGAAAAGGGAATTAAGCAGGTAAAATTATTAGCTACAATATATTTACATATTtgctacaatttatctacattgCATAACATTGTTGTTAAATGTAGTATAACAGTATCAATTTGGAGACAATTGTATAAACAATACTGCCTCGTACATAATTAAACTAAATTGTAATTTATTTGAATAAAATTACCAACTAACTATATTTTTAACTTTTAGGTTGATGGAAAGTTAGAGGATTTTAGGAAGGATGTATTTAAGGAACTTCATGACCTTCGAGTGTTTATAGATGATTCTATGAAAAGGGTTTTGAATTTGATAAACAGGAGATATGATGTGGATGAGGCAAAGGTAAGAGTTGAATATATTTATATGCCAAAACAAATTAtgacattttaaaaaatataatcaaaCTAACATAAAATCTTTA contains:
- the LOC104226981 gene encoding phospholipase A1-IIgamma-like isoform X1 — protein: MANMAENWEQLSGKNNWEGLLRPLDLDLRKYIIQYGELAQATYDTFITEKASKYAGASRYSMESLFTKVGLDPLKYRVTKFFYATASIPLPDAFIVKSLSREAWSKESNFMGYIAVATDEGKVALGRRDIVVNWRGTMQKLEWVNDLQFLAVPGPKVFGDGGLLSLLQPLVHHGFYNIYTTEDPRSQFNQVSARDQVIEEVKRLVEEYKNEEVSITVTGHSLGASLATLNAVDIAFNGINKTSEGKEFPVTAFVFASPKVGDLNFHKAFSKLNNLHILRIHNVLDIVPKYPPIGYIDVGEELMIDTTKSPYVKPPGEVVSWHLLEPYLHGVAGTQGIGILAGFKLEVNRDISLVNKQWDILKDEYCIPGLWWADKHKGMVQQQDGSWLLLDREEYDF
- the LOC104226981 gene encoding phospholipase A1-IIgamma-like isoform X2 codes for the protein MANMAENWEQLSGKNNWEGLLRPLDLDLRKYIIQYGELAQATYDTFITEKASKYAGASRYSMESLFTKVGLDPLKYRVTKFFYATASIPLPDAFIVKSLSREAWSKESNFMGYIAVATDEGKVALGRRDIVVNWRGTMQKLEWVNDLQFLAVPGPKVFGDGGLLSLLQPLVHHGFYNIYTTEDPRSQFNQVIEEVKRLVEEYKNEEVSITVTGHSLGASLATLNAVDIAFNGINKTSEGKEFPVTAFVFASPKVGDLNFHKAFSKLNNLHILRIHNVLDIVPKYPPIGYIDVGEELMIDTTKSPYVKPPGEVVSWHLLEPYLHGVAGTQGIGILAGFKLEVNRDISLVNKQWDILKDEYCIPGLWWADKHKGMVQQQDGSWLLLDREEYDF